Proteins encoded by one window of Dioscorea cayenensis subsp. rotundata cultivar TDr96_F1 chromosome 20, TDr96_F1_v2_PseudoChromosome.rev07_lg8_w22 25.fasta, whole genome shotgun sequence:
- the LOC120251614 gene encoding uncharacterized protein LOC120251614 isoform X2, with the protein MAFAQRSYEPKPPLHSPVPTTHPPPPHAGALDSSSFPPPPSYDSRYIHHHHQTAAVAPPLVHPNPQQQRIHTLFVSGLPDDVKPREIHNLFCRRPGFDHCLLEYTGRGNQVVAFATFSNHQSAMAAMNTLNGVIFDPQTGATLHIELARSNSRTKRPREDGQSDEAPGSFNDDIYDNAASTTAESGEMAVSTVHAEGTSNEQLERPISSDIPPCSTLFIANLGPTCTEDELKDALSKFPGFHTLKMRGKGGMPVAFADFEDVESSTEAMNSLQGVLLESSDRGGLHLEYARSKMRKG; encoded by the exons ATGGCCTTCGCCCAGCGCTCCTACGAACCCAAGCCACCACTCCACTCGCCAGTGCCCACCACCCATCCTCCACCGCCGCACGCCGGAGCTCTCGATTCCTCGTCTTTCCCCCCGCCGCCTTCTTACGACTCCCGATACATTCACCACCACCATCAAACGGCGGCCGTGGCACCGCCGTTGGTCCACCCGAACCCACAgcagcagagaatccacacgctctTTGTCTCCGGGCTTCCTGATGATGTTAAGCCGCGTGAGATCCACAACCTCTTCTGCCGTCGCCCCGGGTTCGATCATTGCCTCCTTGAATACACCGGCCGTGGGAATCAG GTTGTTGCATTTGCTACTTTTTCTAATCACCAATCCGCCATGGCTGCAATGAACACATTAAAT GGAGTGATATTTGACCCTCAGACTGGTGCTACTTTGCATATAGAGTTGGCCAGATCAAATTCACGCACAAAACGGCCACGAG AGGATGGTCAATCTGATGAAGCACCAGGCTCTTTTAATGATGATATTTATGACAATGCAGCTTCAACTACTGCAGAGAG TGGTGAGATGGCTGTTAGCACAGTTCACGCTGAAGGTACATCAAAT GAGCAACTCGAAAGGCCCATTTCAAGTGATATTCCACCTTGCTCTACTTTGTTCATTGCGAACCTTGGTCCAACATGCACGGAAGATGAACTAAAGGATGCTTTGTCCAA ATTTCCTGGTTTCCATACTCTTAAGATGCGTGGCAAGGGTGGCATGCCAGTTGCTTTTGCTGATTTTGAG GATGTTGAATCATCGACAGAAGCCATGAACAGTCTTCAAGGCGTATTGTTAGAATCTTCCGATCGTGGTGGCTTGCATTTGGA ATATGCAAGATCAAAAATGAGGAAAGGCTAG
- the LOC120251615 gene encoding probable inositol oxygenase yields MTVIVPEPVLVENDQEVVDGGALDLDGGFVVPDSNAFGHSFRDYEKESQRKAAVEEFYRINHLNQTYEFAKKKKEEYKKLSKAEMSIWECCELLNEFVDESDPDLDDPQIEHLLQTAEAIRRDYPDHDWLHLTALIHDLGKVLLHPSFGGEPQWCVVGDTFPLGCAFDESIVHHQFFKENPDYKNPAYKTKLGIYSEKCGLDKVTISWGHDEYMYLVMKENKTTLPAAALFIVRFHSFYSLHRSGAYTYLMDDDDKEMLKWLQIFNKYDLYSKSKVRVDVEKVKPYYMSLINKYFPEKLRW; encoded by the exons ATGACCGTCATCGTTCCAG AGCCTGTTCTTGTGGAGAATGATCAAGAGGTTGTTGATGGAGGAGCTTTGGATCTTGATGGGGGTTTTGTTGTCCCTGATAGCAACGCCTTTGGCCATTCTTTTag GGACTACGAGAAAGAGAGCCAGAGGAAGGCGGCAGTGGAGGAGTTCTATCGCATCAATCATTTGAACCAGACTTACGAATTT gctaagaagaagaaagaggaataTAAGAAGCTGAGTAAGGCTGAGATGAGCATATGGGAATGTTGTGAACTGTTGAATGAGTTTGTGGATGAGAGTGATCCTGACCTTGATGATCCCCAGATTGAGCACCTCCTCCAGACTGCTGAAGCCATTCGTAGGGATTATCCAGACCATGACTGGCTGCATCTCACAGCTCTCATTCAtg ATCTGGGGAAAGTCCTCCTGCACCCTTCTTTTGGTGGAGAACCCCAATGGTGTGTTGTAG GTGATACATTTCCTCTTGGGTGTGCATTTGATGAATCTATAGTTCATCACCAG ttttttaagGAGAATCCTGACTACAAGAACCCTGCATACAAAACCAAGCTGGGCATTTACTCTGAGAAGTGTGGCTTGGACAAGGTCACCATATCATGGGGCCATGACGAGTACATGTACCTG GTGATGAAGGAGAACAAGACAACACTTCCCGCAGCTGCACTTTTTATTGTCAGGTTCCACTCCTTTTATTCATTGCACCGCTCTGGAGCTTACACGTATCTTATGGATGATGATGACAAGGAGATGCTCAAATGGTTGCAAATTTTCAA CAAGTATGATCTTTATAGCAAGAGCAAGGTCAGGGTTGACGTGGAGAAAGTTAAGCCTTACTACATGTCCCTCATTAATAAG TACTTTCCTGAGAAGCTGAGATGGTGA
- the LOC120251614 gene encoding protein WHI4 isoform X1, with the protein MAFAQRSYEPKPPLHSPVPTTHPPPPHAGALDSSSFPPPPSYDSRYIHHHHQTAAVAPPLVHPNPQQQRIHTLFVSGLPDDVKPREIHNLFCRRPGFDHCLLEYTGRGNQVVAFATFSNHQSAMAAMNTLNGVIFDPQTGATLHIELARSNSRTKRPRGGGAYVVIDKRAKVSNDDHETLSDDEDGQSDEAPGSFNDDIYDNAASTTAESGEMAVSTVHAEGTSNEQLERPISSDIPPCSTLFIANLGPTCTEDELKDALSKFPGFHTLKMRGKGGMPVAFADFEDVESSTEAMNSLQGVLLESSDRGGLHLEYARSKMRKG; encoded by the exons ATGGCCTTCGCCCAGCGCTCCTACGAACCCAAGCCACCACTCCACTCGCCAGTGCCCACCACCCATCCTCCACCGCCGCACGCCGGAGCTCTCGATTCCTCGTCTTTCCCCCCGCCGCCTTCTTACGACTCCCGATACATTCACCACCACCATCAAACGGCGGCCGTGGCACCGCCGTTGGTCCACCCGAACCCACAgcagcagagaatccacacgctctTTGTCTCCGGGCTTCCTGATGATGTTAAGCCGCGTGAGATCCACAACCTCTTCTGCCGTCGCCCCGGGTTCGATCATTGCCTCCTTGAATACACCGGCCGTGGGAATCAG GTTGTTGCATTTGCTACTTTTTCTAATCACCAATCCGCCATGGCTGCAATGAACACATTAAAT GGAGTGATATTTGACCCTCAGACTGGTGCTACTTTGCATATAGAGTTGGCCAGATCAAATTCACGCACAAAACGGCCACGAG GAGGTGGAGCTTATGTTGTAATCGATAAACGAGCTAAAGTGTCAAACGATGACCATGAGACTTTAAGTGATGATG AGGATGGTCAATCTGATGAAGCACCAGGCTCTTTTAATGATGATATTTATGACAATGCAGCTTCAACTACTGCAGAGAG TGGTGAGATGGCTGTTAGCACAGTTCACGCTGAAGGTACATCAAAT GAGCAACTCGAAAGGCCCATTTCAAGTGATATTCCACCTTGCTCTACTTTGTTCATTGCGAACCTTGGTCCAACATGCACGGAAGATGAACTAAAGGATGCTTTGTCCAA ATTTCCTGGTTTCCATACTCTTAAGATGCGTGGCAAGGGTGGCATGCCAGTTGCTTTTGCTGATTTTGAG GATGTTGAATCATCGACAGAAGCCATGAACAGTCTTCAAGGCGTATTGTTAGAATCTTCCGATCGTGGTGGCTTGCATTTGGA ATATGCAAGATCAAAAATGAGGAAAGGCTAG
- the LOC120251788 gene encoding transcription factor MYBS3-like, whose protein sequence is MGKKCSHCRNDGHNSRTCSNPKLFGVHLQISSYTSSSSSSSSSSSSSSSSSSSSLVSIDETGEKLCNGYFSHALMARDDRKKGVPWSEEEHRCFLIGLERLGKGDWRGISRSFVITRTPTQVASHAQKYFLRMKNSTMNTKRRRISLFDLVKEGQLLCSEIDLNLPPCSNSKNSSSKALFVETNLELSFSSRCI, encoded by the exons ATGGGGAAGAAATGCTCTCATTGCAGGAATGATGGGCACAACTCAAGAACATGCAGTAATCCAAAACTATTTGGAGTGCATCTTCAAATATCTTCTTatacttcatcatcatcatcatcatcatcatcatcttcatcttcatcttcatcttcatcatcgtCGCTTGTTTCGATCGATGAAACCGGTGAAAAGCTTTGCAATGGTTATTTTTCTCATGCTCTCATGGCTAGAGATGACAGAAAAAAAG gAGTTCCATGGAGTGAAGAAGAACATAGATGTTTTCTTATTGGCCTTGAGAGATTAGGGAAGGGTGATTGGAGAGGAATCTCAAGGAGCTTTGTGATAACAAGAACACCAACACAAGTAGCAAGTCATGCTCAGAAATATTTTCTCAGAATGAAGAACAGTACCATGaacacaaaaagaagaagaatcagTCTCTTTGATTtg GTTAAAGAAGGTCAATTGTTATGCAGTGAGATTGATCTCAATTTGCCACCTTGTTCAAATTCAAAGAATTCAAGCAGTAAAGCTTTGTTTGTGGAAACTAATCTAGAGCTGAGTTTTTCATCAAGATGTATttag